The following are encoded in a window of Thiohalobacter sp. IOR34 genomic DNA:
- a CDS encoding ion transporter: MGSVRTQRLRSRVYQILEPSGYVRPLDRAIDVFLIGLILLNVIANVFESIDWVQQRYHEQLLRFEFFSGMVFTVEYVMRLWACVEAPEARFQHPLKGRLRYALTPLPIIDLLAILPFFLMLWTSVDLLFLRVFRLFRIFKLTRYSPAMNLLFTVLRNESHAFGATFFILLVLLVFSASGIYLAEHEQQPEAFGSIPAAMWWAVATLTTVGYGDVTPVTNLGKLFGASVAIIGVGMIALPTGILASSFTEELKRRREAYLTQVDEALEDGMLTREEAAELDAARKELGLKKEEAIRILQQAECSELGVCPHCGRSLAAPPDDSA, encoded by the coding sequence TTGGGATCCGTCCGCACACAGCGCCTTCGCAGCCGCGTCTACCAGATTCTCGAACCCAGCGGCTATGTACGGCCGCTGGACCGCGCCATCGATGTCTTCCTCATCGGGCTGATCCTGCTCAATGTGATCGCCAATGTCTTCGAATCCATCGACTGGGTGCAGCAGCGCTACCATGAGCAGTTGCTACGCTTCGAGTTCTTCTCCGGCATGGTGTTCACGGTGGAATACGTCATGCGCCTGTGGGCCTGCGTGGAGGCGCCGGAGGCACGCTTCCAGCATCCGCTCAAGGGACGGCTGCGTTATGCCCTGACGCCGTTACCGATCATCGACCTGCTGGCCATCCTGCCCTTCTTTCTCATGCTCTGGACCTCGGTCGACCTGTTGTTCCTGCGCGTCTTCCGCCTGTTCCGGATCTTCAAGCTGACCCGTTATTCGCCAGCCATGAACCTGCTGTTTACGGTACTGCGCAACGAATCGCACGCCTTCGGCGCCACCTTCTTCATCCTCCTCGTGCTACTGGTGTTCTCCGCCAGCGGCATCTATCTGGCCGAACACGAACAACAGCCAGAGGCCTTCGGCAGCATCCCCGCCGCCATGTGGTGGGCGGTCGCCACCCTGACCACGGTCGGCTACGGTGACGTCACCCCCGTCACCAACCTGGGCAAGCTGTTCGGCGCCAGCGTGGCCATCATCGGCGTGGGCATGATCGCCCTGCCCACCGGCATCCTCGCCTCCTCCTTCACCGAGGAGCTGAAACGGCGCCGTGAGGCATACCTGACCCAGGTCGACGAGGCGTTGGAGGACGGCATGCTGACCCGCGAGGAGGCCGCCGAGCTGGACGCAGCACGCAAGGAGCTGGGCCTGAAGAAGGAGGAGGCGATCCGCATCCTGCAGCAGGCGGAATGCAGCGAGCTGGGGGTCTGCCCGCACTGCGGCCGTTCGCTGGCAGCGCCGCCGGACGATTCCGCCTGA
- a CDS encoding peroxiredoxin-like family protein, whose amino-acid sequence MSSEPGSDPHVRAHARPAPDSLQSELDALFRRFIRESPQPLTEVVREAMREMADSDVAATCLREGMRPLDFTLPNQHGEPVSLSQRLQQGPVVLSFFRGSWCPYCSTELQALQKILPLIRRFGGQLLAISPQTPEQTTATARELGLDFDVLSDGGNEVASCFGLVLSLPEMLRPVYRNYGVELPTYNGDDSYQLPIAATYVLDGSGLIRLAFADTDYTRRLEPRDILDCLQHIH is encoded by the coding sequence TTGAGCAGCGAACCCGGCAGCGATCCGCATGTCCGCGCCCACGCCAGGCCGGCCCCGGACAGCCTGCAGAGCGAACTGGACGCACTGTTCCGGCGCTTCATCCGCGAGTCCCCGCAGCCGCTTACCGAAGTGGTGCGCGAGGCGATGCGCGAGATGGCCGACTCCGACGTGGCGGCGACCTGCCTGCGCGAGGGCATGCGCCCGCTGGACTTCACCCTGCCCAACCAGCATGGCGAGCCGGTCAGCCTCTCCCAGCGCCTGCAGCAGGGCCCCGTGGTGCTGTCCTTCTTCCGCGGCAGCTGGTGCCCCTACTGTTCCACCGAACTGCAGGCCCTGCAGAAGATTCTGCCGCTGATCCGGCGTTTCGGCGGCCAGTTGCTGGCCATCTCGCCACAGACCCCCGAGCAGACCACAGCCACGGCCCGCGAGCTGGGACTCGACTTCGACGTGCTGAGCGATGGAGGCAACGAGGTGGCCTCCTGCTTCGGGCTGGTGCTGTCGCTGCCGGAGATGCTGCGCCCGGTGTACCGCAACTACGGCGTCGAACTGCCCACCTACAACGGTGACGACAGCTACCAGCTGCCGATCGCCGCCACCTATGTCCTCGATGGCAGCGGCCTGATCCGCCTGGCTTTCGCCGATACCGATTACACCCGGCGGCTCGAACCGCGGGACATCCTCGACTGCCTGCAGCACATCCACTGA
- the lipA gene encoding lipoyl synthase has protein sequence MSDDRHQRGAAKTARIPIKIEPTTRPPRKPAWIRARSPASPEVQRLKRVLREARLHTVCEEASCPNLGECFGHGTATFMIMGDICTRRCPFCDVAHGRPEPLDPNEPRHLAETIRAMGLGYVVITSVDRDDLRDGGAAHYVACIEAVRELNPETRIEVLVPDFRGRMDRALEIFHAAPPDVFNHNLETVPRLYRQARPGADYSWSLQLLQRFKAEHPTVPTKSGLMLGLGEDLDEVQAVMRDLRAHDVEMLTLGQYLQPSLHHLPVARFVTPEEFERLREAGEALGFSQVASGPMVRSSYHADLQAAGVLDR, from the coding sequence ATGAGCGACGACAGACACCAGCGCGGTGCCGCCAAGACGGCCCGCATCCCGATCAAGATCGAGCCCACCACCCGACCGCCGCGCAAGCCGGCCTGGATCCGCGCCAGATCCCCGGCCAGCCCCGAGGTCCAGCGGCTGAAGCGGGTGCTGCGCGAAGCCCGGCTGCACACCGTCTGCGAGGAGGCCTCCTGCCCCAATCTCGGCGAATGTTTCGGCCACGGCACCGCGACCTTCATGATCATGGGCGACATCTGTACCCGCCGTTGCCCCTTCTGCGACGTCGCCCATGGCCGGCCCGAACCGCTGGACCCGAACGAACCGCGCCACTTGGCCGAGACCATCCGCGCCATGGGCCTCGGCTACGTGGTCATCACCTCGGTCGACCGCGACGACCTGCGTGACGGCGGTGCCGCCCACTATGTCGCCTGCATCGAGGCGGTCCGTGAACTGAACCCGGAGACCCGCATCGAGGTCCTGGTGCCCGACTTCCGCGGCCGCATGGACCGGGCCCTGGAGATCTTCCACGCCGCACCGCCGGACGTGTTCAACCACAACCTGGAGACCGTCCCCCGGCTGTACAGACAGGCCCGCCCCGGGGCCGACTACAGCTGGTCGCTGCAGCTGCTGCAGCGCTTCAAGGCAGAGCACCCGACGGTACCCACCAAGTCCGGGCTGATGCTGGGGCTGGGCGAGGATCTGGACGAGGTGCAGGCGGTGATGCGTGACCTGCGCGCCCATGACGTCGAGATGCTCACCCTGGGCCAGTACCTGCAGCCCAGCCTGCATCACCTGCCGGTGGCCCGCTTCGTGACCCCGGAGGAGTTCGAGCGGCTGCGCGAGGCCGGCGAGGCACTGGGCTTCAGCCAGGTCGCCAGCGGCCCCATGGTGCGCTCCTCCTACCACGCCGACCTGCAGGCGGCGGGCGTCCTCGACCGATAG
- a CDS encoding M14 family metallopeptidase gives MLQILESLPEGLLQAEAGELLELLGGPTLLHLPGRQPRPLFVSVLLHGNEDTGFCALRELLRAYQGRDLPRALSVFLGNLPAAARGLRRLEGQPDYNRVWPGSDSHGLPEHAMMRRICEEMERRQPFAAIDVHNNTGLNPHYACINRIDHRFLHLATLFSRTVVYFTRPRGVASQAFARLCPAVTVECGRPGQEHGVAHARDYLDACLHLSQIPVHPVAAHDVDLFHSVVTVKVPAGLSFGFGQGDEVDIDFLPDLDHLNFRELPAGTALARVHRRQARLEAWNERGRDVGDAYFRIEDGQLRTRRPVMPSMFTLDARVVRQDCLGYLMERYELM, from the coding sequence ATGCTGCAAATTCTCGAATCCCTGCCGGAGGGCCTGCTTCAGGCCGAGGCGGGGGAACTGCTCGAACTGCTCGGTGGCCCCACCCTGCTGCACCTGCCGGGCCGCCAGCCCCGGCCGCTGTTCGTCTCGGTGCTGTTGCACGGCAACGAAGATACCGGTTTCTGCGCCCTGCGCGAGCTGCTGCGCGCCTACCAGGGGCGGGATCTGCCGCGGGCCCTGTCGGTGTTCCTCGGCAATCTGCCGGCCGCGGCGCGCGGCCTGCGCCGGCTCGAGGGCCAGCCCGACTACAATCGGGTCTGGCCCGGTTCCGACAGTCACGGCCTGCCGGAACATGCCATGATGCGCAGGATCTGCGAGGAGATGGAACGGCGCCAGCCCTTCGCCGCCATCGACGTGCACAACAATACCGGCCTGAATCCCCACTACGCCTGCATCAACCGCATCGATCACCGCTTCCTGCATCTGGCCACCCTGTTCTCGCGCACCGTGGTCTACTTCACCCGGCCGCGGGGCGTGGCCTCGCAGGCCTTTGCCCGCCTCTGTCCCGCAGTGACCGTGGAATGCGGCCGGCCCGGCCAGGAACACGGCGTGGCGCATGCCCGCGACTATCTCGACGCCTGTCTGCACCTGTCGCAGATCCCGGTGCATCCGGTGGCGGCGCACGACGTCGATCTGTTTCACAGCGTGGTCACGGTCAAGGTGCCGGCCGGCCTCAGTTTCGGTTTTGGACAGGGGGATGAGGTCGACATCGATTTTCTGCCCGATCTCGACCACCTCAACTTCCGCGAACTGCCGGCCGGCACCGCACTGGCCCGGGTGCACCGTCGCCAGGCACGGCTGGAGGCCTGGAACGAGCGCGGCCGCGATGTCGGCGATGCCTATTTTCGTATCGAGGACGGCCAACTGCGCACCCGCCGGCCGGTGATGCCGTCCATGTTCACTCTCGATGCCCGGGTGGTGCGCCAGGACTGCCTCGGCTACCTGATGGAGCGCTATGAACTGATGTAG
- a CDS encoding septal ring lytic transglycosylase RlpA family protein codes for MKRGSNQRRGLLALATIIGLAGCSGGGLVSRDGGPDRYVDVSRIPDAVPRHEPRSRYGNPDSYVVRGKRYYVRHSSRGYVERGIASWYGTKFHGRRTSSGEPYDMYAMTAAHKTLPLPTYARVTNLRNGRSVVVKINDRGPFHDNRLIDLSYAAARKLGIVGKGTGLVEVRAITPGEPEARPPLRSASAGAAVHHGSAELYLQVGAFSSRSNAERLRQRLGALARPVHILRGLNRQRTVFRVRIGPLASVEEADRMAENLSHLGIESPHVVID; via the coding sequence ATGAAGCGGGGTAGCAACCAGCGTCGCGGCCTGCTGGCACTGGCCACGATCATTGGGCTCGCCGGCTGCAGCGGGGGCGGTCTCGTCAGCCGCGACGGCGGCCCCGACCGCTACGTCGATGTATCCCGCATCCCCGACGCCGTGCCGCGCCACGAACCGCGCAGCCGCTACGGCAATCCCGATTCCTATGTGGTGCGCGGCAAGCGCTACTACGTCCGGCACAGCAGCCGTGGCTACGTCGAGCGCGGCATCGCCTCCTGGTACGGCACCAAGTTCCACGGCCGCCGCACCTCCAGCGGCGAGCCCTACGACATGTACGCCATGACCGCTGCGCACAAGACCCTGCCGCTGCCGACCTATGCGCGGGTCACCAATCTGCGCAACGGCCGCTCGGTGGTGGTCAAGATCAACGACCGCGGCCCCTTCCACGACAACCGCCTGATCGACCTGTCCTACGCCGCCGCCCGCAAGCTGGGCATCGTCGGCAAGGGCACCGGGCTGGTCGAGGTGCGGGCCATCACCCCGGGCGAACCCGAGGCACGGCCGCCGCTGCGCAGCGCCTCGGCCGGCGCAGCCGTCCACCACGGCAGCGCCGAACTCTACCTGCAGGTCGGCGCCTTCAGCAGCCGCAGCAACGCCGAACGGCTGCGCCAGCGGCTGGGCGCCCTGGCCCGGCCGGTACACATCCTGCGCGGCCTGAACCGCCAGCGGACCGTGTTCCGGGTGCGCATCGGACCCCTGGCCAGTGTCGAGGAAGCGGACCGCATGGCCGAGAACCTCAGCCACCTCGGCATCGAATCCCCGCACGTGGTGATCGACTAG
- a CDS encoding D-amino acid aminotransferase has product MTDVYLNGEFLPIEAACVPVLDRGFLFGDGVYEVIPAYGGRLFRLAHHLKRLNNSLQAVRIPEPLDAAGWRRVLETLLAGNTDGDQSVYLQVTRGVMSRRDHAFADSALTPTVFAMSSPLPEPDPQLSTQGVAAITLDDIRWQSCHIKAITLLPNVLLRQQAIDAGAAEAILLRNGQATEGAASNLFIVSGGEILTPPTGRLLLPGITRDLVLELARQHGLPCREAPISEQALRQADEIWLTSSTKEILPVTRLDGQPVGDGRPGPLYRRLHALYRDYKEAVRRGEAE; this is encoded by the coding sequence ATGACCGACGTCTATCTCAACGGTGAATTCCTGCCCATCGAGGCGGCCTGCGTACCCGTGCTGGACCGTGGCTTTCTGTTCGGCGACGGGGTCTACGAGGTGATTCCGGCCTATGGCGGCCGGCTGTTCCGGCTGGCGCATCACCTGAAGCGCCTGAACAACAGCCTGCAGGCGGTGCGCATCCCCGAACCGCTGGACGCGGCTGGCTGGCGCCGGGTGCTCGAGACCCTGCTGGCAGGCAACACGGACGGCGACCAGTCGGTCTACCTGCAGGTGACCCGCGGCGTGATGAGCCGCCGCGACCATGCCTTCGCCGACAGCGCCCTGACGCCGACGGTGTTCGCCATGAGCAGCCCGCTGCCGGAACCGGACCCGCAATTGAGCACGCAGGGGGTGGCGGCCATCACCCTGGACGACATTCGCTGGCAGTCCTGCCACATCAAGGCCATCACCCTGCTGCCCAACGTGCTGCTGCGTCAGCAGGCGATCGATGCCGGCGCCGCCGAGGCCATCCTACTGCGCAACGGCCAGGCCACCGAGGGCGCGGCCAGCAACCTGTTCATCGTCAGCGGCGGCGAGATCCTCACCCCGCCCACCGGACGCCTGCTGCTGCCCGGCATCACCCGCGACCTGGTGCTGGAACTGGCCCGGCAGCACGGCCTGCCCTGCCGCGAGGCACCGATCAGCGAGCAGGCCCTGCGCCAGGCCGACGAGATCTGGCTGACCAGTTCGACCAAGGAGATCCTGCCCGTCACCCGTCTCGATGGCCAGCCGGTCGGCGACGGCCGGCCCGGCCCGCTCTACCGCCGGCTGCACGCCCTCTACCGCGACTACAAGGAGGCGGTACGCCGCGGCGAGGCGGAGTAG
- a CDS encoding D-alanyl-D-alanine carboxypeptidase family protein — translation MLHLLLKLSVLLVTLIATAAGAAPLPVPKPPAVGARSYLLQDHMSGRVLAEKAADQRMEPASITKMMSAYVIFKELKSGSIRLEDQVTVSEKAWRMPGSRMFIEVGKKVSVEDLIKGMIVQSGNDATVALAEHVAGSEDSFADYMNRYAEELGLTGSHFSNATGLPDPEHYTTARDIARIARALIHEFPEYYAWYSQKSFTFNGITQHNRNKLLWRDPTVDGIKTGHTDAAGYCLVTSALRDGMRLISVVLGTKSEEARADASQALLNYGFRFFETHKLYDAGTPLTQARVWKGAREQLPLGLAETLYVTIPRGRYQELQAGMRLPNTLIAPVSAGQPLGSVQIRLGDELVAEQPLVALESIPEGSFWQRALDEAMLYFEN, via the coding sequence ATGCTGCACCTTTTGCTGAAGCTGAGTGTCCTCCTCGTCACCCTCATCGCCACCGCCGCCGGCGCCGCGCCGCTGCCGGTTCCCAAGCCGCCGGCCGTCGGCGCCAGGAGCTACCTGCTGCAGGATCACATGAGCGGACGGGTGCTGGCCGAGAAGGCCGCCGATCAGCGCATGGAACCGGCCAGCATCACCAAGATGATGAGCGCCTACGTCATCTTCAAGGAGCTGAAGTCCGGCAGCATCCGCCTCGAGGACCAGGTCACGGTCAGCGAGAAGGCCTGGCGCATGCCCGGCTCGCGGATGTTCATCGAGGTCGGCAAGAAGGTCTCGGTGGAGGACCTGATCAAGGGCATGATCGTGCAGAGCGGCAACGACGCCACTGTGGCCCTGGCCGAGCACGTGGCCGGCAGCGAGGACAGCTTCGCCGACTACATGAACCGCTATGCCGAGGAACTGGGCCTGACCGGCAGCCATTTCAGCAACGCCACCGGCCTGCCCGATCCCGAGCACTACACCACCGCCCGCGACATCGCCCGCATCGCCCGGGCCCTGATCCACGAGTTCCCCGAATACTACGCCTGGTATTCGCAGAAGAGCTTCACCTTCAACGGCATCACCCAGCACAACCGCAACAAGCTGCTGTGGCGCGACCCCACGGTGGACGGCATCAAGACCGGGCACACCGATGCCGCCGGCTATTGCCTGGTGACCTCGGCCCTGCGCGATGGCATGCGCCTGATCTCCGTGGTGCTCGGCACCAAGAGCGAGGAGGCCCGCGCCGATGCCAGCCAGGCGCTGCTCAACTACGGCTTCCGCTTCTTCGAGACCCACAAGCTGTATGACGCCGGCACACCCCTGACCCAGGCGCGAGTCTGGAAGGGTGCCCGGGAACAGCTGCCACTGGGGCTGGCCGAGACCCTCTACGTGACCATCCCCCGCGGCCGCTATCAGGAGCTGCAGGCGGGCATGCGGCTGCCGAACACCCTCATCGCCCCGGTCAGCGCCGGCCAGCCGCTCGGCAGCGTGCAGATCCGCCTCGGCGACGAGCTGGTCGCCGAGCAACCGCTGGTGGCGCTGGAATCCATCCCCGAGGGCTCCTTCTGGCAGCGCGCCCTGGACGAGGCGATGCTGTATTTCGAGAACTGA
- a CDS encoding DUF493 domain-containing protein: MTDSADSPIEFPCDFPVKVMGRHSEHFEAHVVTLVRRHVPDLGEGAVSTRASGKGNYLSVTVRIRATSREQLDALYRELTADDEILMVL, from the coding sequence ATGACCGACAGCGCCGACAGCCCGATCGAGTTTCCCTGTGACTTCCCTGTCAAGGTCATGGGCCGCCACAGCGAGCACTTCGAGGCCCATGTGGTGACCCTGGTGCGCCGGCATGTGCCCGATCTCGGCGAGGGCGCGGTCAGCACCCGTGCCAGCGGCAAGGGCAACTACCTGTCGGTGACGGTGCGGATCCGCGCCACCAGCCGCGAACAGCTCGATGCCCTGTACCGTGAGCTGACGGCCGACGACGAGATCCTGATGGTCCTTTGA
- a CDS encoding glutamate-cysteine ligase family protein — protein sequence MGEEIRDSHFTAQDLVLFRERLAAETGRLRRFFEQHALSTRDGIGGYELEAWLVDAGQRPAPCNAEFLERLRDPLVVPELARFNVELNSQPRPLQSDALARMQDELQATWDRCRRCADEMGLGMVMIGILPTLEEGQLGLGSMSGLSRYRALNEQVLAQRGGRPLRLDILGEDHLRAEHQDVMLESATTSFQIHLQAAPQRAVRLYNAAQILSAPMVAACANSPFLFGHELWDETRIPLFEQAVEVGGYAGAAQGPVQRVSFGSGYARDSLFECFEENLLHFPVLLPVLFERDDPSLPHLRLHNGTIWRWNRPLLGFDADGTPHLRIEHRVVPSGPSVVDTLANAAFFFGLMKHYAECPEPPERQLDFPRARDNFYRAARHGLEAQVEWLDGRKGRMQSLLLKRLIPEARQGLARLQLDAADIEFYLGSIEARVANACNGAAWQRAWVARHGRDWVGLTAAYRERQDSGRPVHEWDI from the coding sequence ATGGGCGAGGAGATCCGCGACAGCCATTTCACGGCGCAGGATCTGGTCCTGTTCCGGGAGCGGCTGGCGGCGGAGACCGGGCGGCTGCGCCGGTTCTTCGAACAGCATGCCTTGTCCACGCGTGACGGGATCGGCGGCTACGAGCTGGAGGCCTGGCTGGTCGATGCCGGACAGCGTCCCGCGCCATGCAATGCGGAATTCCTGGAACGCCTCAGGGATCCGCTGGTGGTTCCGGAGCTGGCCCGCTTCAACGTCGAACTGAACAGCCAGCCCCGGCCGCTGCAGAGCGATGCCCTGGCGCGCATGCAGGACGAGCTGCAGGCCACCTGGGACCGCTGCCGCCGTTGTGCCGACGAGATGGGGTTGGGCATGGTGATGATCGGCATCCTCCCCACCCTCGAGGAAGGCCAGCTCGGGCTGGGGAGCATGTCCGGGCTGAGCCGCTATCGGGCGCTGAACGAGCAGGTGCTGGCGCAGCGCGGCGGTCGTCCGCTGCGGCTGGACATCCTCGGCGAGGATCACCTGCGTGCCGAGCACCAGGACGTGATGCTGGAGTCGGCCACCACTTCCTTCCAGATTCATCTGCAGGCGGCACCGCAGCGGGCGGTGCGCCTGTACAATGCCGCGCAGATCCTTTCCGCGCCGATGGTGGCGGCCTGCGCCAATTCCCCCTTCCTGTTCGGTCATGAGCTGTGGGACGAGACTCGCATCCCTCTGTTCGAGCAGGCCGTGGAGGTCGGTGGCTATGCCGGGGCTGCCCAGGGTCCGGTGCAGCGGGTCAGCTTTGGCAGTGGCTATGCGCGGGACAGTCTGTTCGAGTGTTTCGAGGAGAACCTGCTGCACTTCCCGGTACTGTTGCCGGTCCTGTTCGAGAGGGACGATCCGAGCCTGCCCCATCTGCGCCTGCACAACGGCACCATCTGGCGCTGGAACCGGCCGCTGCTCGGTTTCGACGCCGATGGTACGCCGCATCTGCGCATCGAGCACCGGGTAGTGCCGAGTGGCCCCTCGGTGGTGGATACCCTGGCCAATGCGGCCTTCTTCTTCGGGCTGATGAAACACTACGCTGAGTGTCCAGAGCCCCCGGAGCGGCAGCTCGACTTCCCGCGGGCGCGGGACAATTTCTATCGCGCCGCGCGCCACGGCCTGGAGGCTCAGGTCGAGTGGCTGGACGGGCGCAAGGGACGGATGCAGTCGCTGTTGCTGAAGCGCCTGATCCCGGAGGCACGGCAGGGGCTGGCACGGCTGCAGCTGGATGCGGCGGACATCGAGTTCTATCTCGGCAGCATCGAGGCCCGGGTCGCCAATGCCTGCAACGGCGCTGCCTGGCAGCGCGCCTGGGTGGCACGGCATGGCCGCGACTGGGTGGGGCTGACCGCGGCCTACCGCGAACGCCAGGACAGCGGCCGGCCGGTCCACGAGTGGGACATCTGA
- the lipB gene encoding lipoyl(octanoyl) transferase LipB codes for MPEPLLLRRHLGLADYQATWQAMQRFTAEREDDTPDELWLLEHPPVFTLGLNAKAEHLLAPGDIPVVAIDRGGQVTYHGPGQLVAYLLLDIGRRGLGVQQLVRYMEQAVIDLLAGEGIKARARRDAPGVYVGEAKIAALGLRVKRGRSYHGLALNVDMDLEPFRRINPCGHPGMAVTQLRALGISLSLAEVAARLESHLAERLGYTIRPANASQPANPTP; via the coding sequence ATGCCCGAGCCCCTTCTCCTTCGCCGCCACCTCGGCCTCGCCGACTACCAGGCCACCTGGCAGGCCATGCAGCGTTTCACCGCTGAACGCGAAGACGACACCCCGGACGAGCTCTGGCTGCTGGAGCACCCGCCGGTGTTCACCCTGGGACTGAACGCCAAAGCCGAACACCTGCTGGCACCGGGCGACATCCCGGTGGTGGCCATCGACCGCGGCGGCCAGGTCACCTATCACGGTCCCGGGCAGCTGGTCGCCTATCTGCTGCTCGACATCGGCCGCCGCGGGCTGGGCGTGCAACAGCTGGTGCGGTATATGGAACAGGCGGTGATCGACCTGCTGGCCGGAGAGGGGATCAAGGCCCGGGCCCGCCGCGACGCCCCCGGAGTCTATGTCGGCGAGGCCAAGATCGCCGCCCTGGGCCTGCGGGTGAAGCGCGGCCGCAGCTACCACGGCCTGGCGCTGAACGTGGACATGGATCTGGAGCCCTTCCGCCGCATCAATCCCTGCGGTCATCCCGGGATGGCCGTCACCCAACTCCGCGCGCTGGGGATTTCCCTCTCCCTGGCCGAGGTTGCGGCACGGCTGGAGTCGCATCTCGCCGAGCGGCTGGGCTACACTATCCGCCCCGCGAATGCCTCGCAGCCAGCGAACCCCACCCCATGA
- the soxA gene encoding sulfur oxidation c-type cytochrome SoxA: MNLGSRMSLLLVALLSVPTVQAGRYVPWQAEGLSIPRPLGGLQGDPARGRAVVIDSHQGNCLACHRLPIADQPFQGNLGPPLAGIGARLSPGELRLRVADERRLNPETVMPPFHVDPRSLNQVAFAVEGQTFLSAQQVEDVVAYLSTLTEPGEAGTPPVAASPGNGLHSGYDYLKPETRAMQDDEFANPGMPTVDRGRRLFNAEGENGKSCASCHGEDGEGLDPARIASYPVYDPDSGRPRTLQEQINICWEDQLDNIPYVYDCTELVALEAFVRHRARGTPVQVDIDGPLRPFYEAGRKLYHTRFGQANLACTHCHDLHAGQWLRGQQLTQGQSNGFPEYRLGSGRITSLQRRFSECFRSFRAEPFEPGSQAYIDLEVYVNARGNGLKIETPAVRY, from the coding sequence ATGAACCTGGGCAGTCGCATGAGTCTCCTGCTGGTGGCGCTGTTGAGCGTGCCCACGGTGCAGGCCGGCCGTTACGTCCCCTGGCAGGCCGAGGGGCTGAGCATCCCCCGGCCGCTGGGTGGCCTGCAGGGTGATCCGGCACGCGGTCGGGCGGTGGTCATCGACAGCCACCAGGGCAACTGCCTGGCCTGCCACCGGCTGCCGATAGCGGACCAGCCCTTCCAGGGCAACCTGGGTCCACCCTTGGCCGGCATCGGCGCGCGACTCAGTCCGGGGGAGCTGCGCCTGCGGGTCGCCGACGAACGGCGCCTCAACCCGGAGACGGTGATGCCCCCCTTCCATGTCGATCCGCGCAGTCTCAACCAGGTCGCCTTCGCCGTGGAGGGGCAGACCTTCCTCAGTGCCCAGCAGGTGGAGGACGTGGTCGCCTATCTCTCGACCCTGACCGAGCCGGGCGAGGCCGGGACGCCGCCTGTCGCTGCATCTCCGGGGAACGGCCTGCATTCCGGCTACGACTACCTGAAACCCGAGACCCGCGCCATGCAGGACGACGAGTTCGCCAATCCCGGCATGCCGACCGTCGACCGGGGCCGGCGGCTGTTCAATGCCGAGGGCGAGAACGGCAAGAGCTGCGCCAGTTGTCACGGTGAGGACGGTGAGGGGCTGGACCCGGCGCGCATCGCCAGCTACCCGGTCTACGACCCGGACAGCGGCCGGCCGCGCACCCTGCAGGAACAGATCAACATCTGCTGGGAGGACCAGCTCGACAACATCCCCTACGTCTATGACTGTACCGAGCTGGTGGCCCTGGAGGCTTTCGTCCGCCACCGGGCGCGAGGCACCCCGGTGCAGGTCGATATCGACGGGCCGCTGCGGCCCTTCTACGAGGCCGGCCGCAAGCTCTACCATACCCGTTTCGGTCAGGCGAACCTGGCCTGCACCCACTGCCACGATCTGCATGCCGGCCAGTGGCTGCGCGGCCAGCAGTTGACCCAGGGACAGAGCAACGGCTTCCCGGAATACCGCCTGGGCAGCGGCCGCATCACCAGCCTGCAGCGGCGGTTCTCGGAATGCTTCCGTTCCTTCCGTGCCGAACCCTTCGAGCCGGGTTCGCAGGCCTATATCGATCTGGAGGTATACGTGAATGCGCGCGGCAACGGCCTGAAGATCGAGACCCCGGCGGTGCGCTACTGA